Proteins co-encoded in one Campylobacter ornithocola genomic window:
- a CDS encoding HAD-IIA family hydrolase, which translates to MLFLDVQGTLISDYDKSPIDGALELIRSLNKEKIPYVIITNNTKKLDFLNYLQNLDFEINEKVYIDPFCVLKDHLKPCKIAAFGAKEFLDSLQELGYELDYKNPKAFLVASYDDFKFQDFASMIEYVKNDIQAIAMHESSIYKKSSRLYPGVGSIMAMLKNAYDFDYKVIGKPSKAFYESALNLLKQQDINANFEKTLIISDDFKGDLLGAYELGMQTALVLSGKISSTQGLDITKLNFIYDSIKDYYISRFK; encoded by the coding sequence ATGTTGTTTTTAGATGTGCAAGGGACTTTAATTTCAGATTATGATAAAAGTCCTATTGATGGTGCTTTAGAACTTATTAGATCTTTGAATAAAGAAAAAATTCCTTATGTAATAATCACCAATAATACTAAAAAGTTAGATTTTTTAAATTATTTGCAAAATTTAGATTTTGAGATTAATGAAAAAGTTTATATTGATCCTTTTTGTGTTTTAAAAGATCATTTAAAACCTTGTAAAATAGCGGCTTTTGGAGCAAAAGAATTTCTAGATTCACTCCAAGAGTTAGGTTATGAACTTGATTATAAAAATCCAAAAGCTTTTTTGGTGGCAAGTTATGATGACTTTAAATTTCAAGATTTTGCCAGTATGATAGAGTATGTTAAAAATGATATACAAGCTATAGCAATGCATGAGAGTAGTATTTATAAAAAAAGTTCAAGGCTTTATCCGGGTGTTGGAAGTATTATGGCTATGCTTAAAAATGCATATGATTTTGATTATAAAGTGATAGGTAAACCTAGTAAAGCTTTTTATGAAAGTGCTTTAAATTTATTAAAACAGCAAGATATAAATGCAAATTTTGAAAAGACTTTGATTATTAGTGATGATTTTAAAGGAGATTTACTTGGTGCTTATGAGCTTGGTATGCAAACAGCTTTGGTTTTAAGTGGTAAAATTTCTAGCACTCAAGGTCTTGATATAACTAAACTTAATTTTATATATGATAGTATTAAAGATTACTACATTTCGAGGTTTAAATGA
- the fliG gene encoding flagellar motor switch protein FliG has protein sequence MIKLSEEQKMVYDDLSMPEKVAIFLIQLGEDVTTVLFSHMDINVITEISRYIALAKNVDKPVATAVLEEFYTLLQSNQYLKSGGLEYAKEILFRTFGPEIANKILEKLTKSMENNQNFAYLSQIKPQQLADFIIKEHPQTIALILAHMDTTQAAETLEYFSDELRAEVVIRMANLGDISPSIIKRVSAVLESKLESLTSYKVEVGGPRAVAEVLNRLGQKASKTTLSYIEQSDEKLATTIKDLMFTFDDISQLSTNAIREVLKAADKRDLMIGLKGASEDLKQKFMSNMSTRAAEAFVEEMGFLGAVRVKDVEEAQRKVVEVVQKLAEQGLIQVGEADEMIE, from the coding sequence ATGATAAAGCTTAGTGAAGAACAAAAAATGGTCTATGATGACCTTTCTATGCCAGAAAAGGTCGCGATATTTTTAATTCAACTTGGAGAAGATGTAACGACGGTTTTATTTTCTCATATGGATATTAATGTTATCACCGAAATTTCTCGCTACATTGCTTTAGCAAAAAATGTAGATAAACCAGTAGCTACTGCAGTACTTGAAGAATTTTATACTTTATTGCAATCAAATCAATACTTAAAAAGTGGTGGTTTGGAATATGCAAAAGAAATTTTATTTAGAACTTTTGGTCCTGAAATTGCCAATAAAATTTTGGAAAAACTTACCAAGAGTATGGAAAATAACCAAAATTTTGCTTACCTTTCTCAAATTAAACCACAACAGCTTGCAGATTTTATCATTAAAGAGCATCCTCAAACCATAGCTTTGATTTTAGCTCATATGGATACTACTCAAGCTGCTGAAACTTTGGAGTATTTTAGTGATGAATTAAGAGCTGAAGTTGTAATAAGAATGGCAAATCTTGGAGATATTTCTCCTTCAATCATCAAAAGAGTATCTGCTGTACTTGAAAGTAAACTTGAAAGTCTTACTTCTTATAAAGTTGAAGTGGGCGGTCCAAGAGCAGTTGCTGAAGTACTTAACCGCTTGGGTCAAAAAGCTTCCAAAACAACACTTTCTTATATCGAGCAAAGTGATGAGAAACTTGCTACAACTATTAAAGATTTAATGTTTACTTTTGATGATATTTCTCAACTTAGCACTAATGCGATTAGAGAGGTTTTAAAGGCTGCTGATAAGCGTGATTTGATGATAGGTTTAAAAGGTGCAAGCGAGGATTTAAAACAAAAATTTATGTCCAATATGTCTACACGTGCGGCTGAAGCTTTTGTCGAAGAAATGGGCTTTTTGGGTGCTGTGCGTGTAAAAGATGTAGAAGAAGCTCAAAGAAAAGTTGTAGAAGTAGTGCAAAAGCTTGCAGAACAAGGTCTTATCCAAGTGGGTGAGGCTGATGAGATGATAGAGTAA
- the fliH gene encoding flagellar assembly protein FliH, with amino-acid sequence MAKLTNVISPENISAHVVEGYHFKVMSEMSSNEEQKHEETQIISQILPTQNAQQVVENQTIETTPQAPQPQIQPDFVEDLLKKTDEMSGNIIKLQMQIESQEAEFNNRLNTELEHAKEKFTKEGYEQAQKNFESELEALKEKYLKSVEKLEDTVQTLNEFLSKNEKELADTAVIIAKEVIAKELEENSSLIALNLAKELMNELKNATKIELKLNPDDFEYVKTHLQEQSNIKFSLDDAINKGSVLILSDAGNIESNLNNRLQKIKNMVNE; translated from the coding sequence ATGGCTAAATTAACCAATGTGATTTCACCTGAAAATATTTCTGCCCATGTGGTTGAGGGTTATCATTTTAAAGTTATGAGTGAAATGTCTTCTAATGAAGAGCAAAAACATGAAGAAACTCAAATTATAAGTCAAATCTTACCTACTCAAAATGCCCAACAAGTAGTAGAAAACCAAACAATAGAAACTACTCCACAGGCCCCACAACCTCAAATTCAACCTGATTTTGTGGAAGATTTGCTTAAAAAAACTGATGAAATGTCAGGAAATATCATTAAGCTACAAATGCAAATAGAAAGTCAAGAAGCTGAATTTAATAATCGTTTAAATACAGAATTAGAACACGCAAAAGAAAAATTTACTAAAGAAGGTTATGAGCAAGCACAAAAGAATTTTGAAAGTGAGTTAGAAGCTTTAAAGGAAAAATACTTAAAAAGTGTAGAGAAACTTGAAGATACAGTGCAAACACTCAATGAGTTTTTATCTAAAAATGAAAAAGAATTAGCTGATACTGCTGTGATTATCGCAAAAGAAGTTATCGCAAAAGAACTTGAAGAAAATTCATCACTGATAGCATTAAATTTAGCAAAAGAACTTATGAATGAGCTTAAGAATGCTACTAAAATAGAATTAAAATTAAATCCTGATGATTTTGAATATGTAAAAACACATTTACAAGAACAAAGTAATATCAAATTTAGTCTTGATGATGCAATTAATAAAGGTAGTGTTTTGATATTAAGTGATGCAGGTAATATAGAATCAAACCTTAATAATCGTTTACAAAAAATCAAAAATATGGTTAATGAATGA
- a CDS encoding 50S ribosomal protein L25/general stress protein Ctc, which produces MLEGIVRESIGRKAAKALKRDGYLIANIYGKGLENINAAFKVNDFIKEVRKKTTLAFDVKVADKVLNVVVVDYQKDPVTAELKHVDLKVAQKGVISKYMVPVKIVGTAMGLKNKGVLIQSKRRLKVKCAAENLPNYFELDVTKLDVGDALLIRDVVVPEGVTMVDADRVAVVGVEKAR; this is translated from the coding sequence ATGTTAGAAGGTATCGTTAGAGAGAGTATCGGTAGAAAAGCTGCTAAAGCTTTAAAAAGAGATGGTTATCTAATCGCAAATATCTATGGAAAAGGATTAGAAAATATCAATGCTGCTTTTAAAGTAAATGATTTTATAAAAGAAGTACGTAAAAAAACTACTTTAGCTTTTGATGTAAAAGTAGCAGATAAAGTATTAAATGTTGTAGTAGTTGACTATCAAAAAGATCCTGTAACTGCAGAATTAAAACATGTGGATTTAAAAGTAGCACAAAAAGGTGTTATTTCTAAATATATGGTTCCTGTTAAAATTGTAGGAACAGCTATGGGTCTTAAAAATAAAGGTGTTTTAATCCAGTCAAAAAGAAGATTAAAAGTAAAATGTGCAGCTGAAAACTTACCAAATTATTTTGAATTAGATGTGACTAAACTTGATGTTGGTGATGCACTTTTAATTCGTGATGTAGTTGTGCCTGAAGGTGTGACTATGGTTGATGCCGATAGAGTAGCTGTAGTTGGTGTAGAAAAAGCAAGATAA
- the pheA gene encoding prephenate dehydratase, whose protein sequence is MKEIEELRNKIDTIDDKILALLNDRMFYVKDIGMIKQNLGGSIYRPERERAIINRLKNYNHGLLDQNAIEAIYQEIFAVSRNLEMPQSIAYLGPEGSYTHQVARTRFGAMSRYIPLANIEDVFKELSHKEAKYGVVPIENNTAGAVGITLDCLGKYEDVKIFAEIYMDIHHSFVSMSENLKDIKRIYSHPQGYNQCRNFLESHDLNKVEFVASKSTAHAAYLASQDVTSAAICSKIAAKLYNVPILFETIEDNLANRTRFFILSDIKTPQMPHCKTSILALAVHKPGGLSDLLYEFKKEGINLTKLESRPIKTREFVHSFYIDFEGHIDDENVQRVLKKAEHIKWLGSYLSGESNEI, encoded by the coding sequence ATGAAAGAGATAGAAGAATTACGCAATAAAATCGATACTATCGATGATAAAATTTTGGCTTTACTGAATGACAGAATGTTTTATGTTAAAGATATAGGCATGATTAAGCAAAATTTAGGTGGGAGTATTTATAGGCCGGAACGAGAAAGAGCTATTATAAATAGACTTAAAAATTATAATCATGGTTTATTAGATCAAAATGCCATCGAAGCAATTTATCAAGAAATTTTTGCGGTATCAAGGAATTTAGAAATGCCTCAAAGTATAGCTTATTTAGGGCCTGAAGGAAGCTATACACATCAAGTAGCAAGAACACGTTTTGGTGCTATGAGTCGTTATATTCCGCTTGCAAATATAGAAGATGTTTTTAAAGAATTGTCTCACAAAGAAGCAAAGTATGGGGTGGTGCCTATAGAAAATAATACAGCAGGTGCAGTTGGTATTACGCTTGATTGTCTTGGAAAATATGAAGATGTAAAGATTTTTGCTGAAATTTATATGGATATACATCATTCTTTTGTAAGTATGAGTGAGAATTTGAAAGATATTAAGCGTATATATTCTCACCCTCAAGGCTATAATCAATGTAGAAATTTTTTAGAAAGCCATGATTTGAATAAGGTGGAATTTGTAGCAAGTAAATCTACAGCTCATGCAGCTTATCTTGCTTCACAAGATGTTACTTCAGCCGCGATTTGTTCTAAAATTGCAGCAAAGCTTTACAATGTTCCTATTTTATTTGAAACAATTGAAGATAATTTGGCAAATCGCACTAGATTTTTTATTTTGAGTGATATTAAAACACCGCAAATGCCCCATTGTAAAACTTCTATTTTAGCGCTAGCTGTACATAAGCCTGGTGGGCTTAGTGATTTATTGTATGAGTTTAAAAAAGAAGGAATTAATCTAACAAAACTTGAATCACGTCCCATAAAAACAAGAGAATTTGTACATAGTTTTTATATAGACTTTGAAGGGCATATTGATGATGAAAATGTTCAAAGAGTTTTAAAAAAAGCTGAGCACATAAAATGGCTTGGATCGTATTTATCAGGAGAAAGTAATGAAATTTAA
- the pth gene encoding aminoacyl-tRNA hydrolase, translating to MTLVVGLGNIGEEYTQTRHNVGFMLIDLLLKDLQTTKLSNAKFKGELFKSSSTLFLKPSTYMNLSGESVKAVSEYYKCDRIIVIHDDIDLSLGALKFKIGGSNGGHNGLKSIDSLCGNAYERVRIGVGRGKDVISHVLGKFKKEEQENLIKVLEYSKKALLELLNSDIEKISSKYSLKS from the coding sequence ATGACCTTAGTCGTAGGACTTGGTAATATAGGAGAAGAATACACTCAAACCCGCCACAATGTAGGGTTTATGTTGATTGACTTGCTTTTAAAAGATTTGCAAACGACTAAGCTTTCAAATGCTAAATTTAAAGGAGAGCTTTTTAAAAGCTCTTCTACTCTTTTTTTAAAACCTTCCACCTATATGAATTTATCCGGAGAAAGTGTAAAAGCTGTTAGTGAATATTACAAATGTGATAGAATTATTGTAATTCACGATGATATAGATTTAAGTCTAGGTGCTTTGAAATTTAAAATAGGCGGATCAAATGGTGGGCATAATGGACTTAAAAGTATAGATAGTCTTTGTGGTAATGCTTATGAGAGAGTGCGCATAGGAGTAGGAAGGGGAAAAGATGTAATATCTCATGTTTTGGGAAAATTTAAAAAAGAAGAACAAGAAAATTTGATCAAGGTTTTAGAATATAGTAAAAAAGCTTTGCTCGAGCTTTTGAATTCTGATATAGAAAAAATCTCTTCAAAATATTCTTTAAAAAGTTAA
- the fliF gene encoding flagellar basal-body MS-ring/collar protein FliF: MDYKTILHQVGQLYQNLSLRQRIIIAASIVVVVGFLVFLTLFRSGSTVASEAGYSVLFENANTSDSAMIVTQLEKSGVPYILRNEGTILVPNEQVYKQRLAIASAGLLPKDNKVGFELFDKQEFGATEAEQKVKYQRALEGELARTIESLEPIHSATVHIAFAKDTLFTQQQVPPTASVALTIKEGLKLNKKQIMGIKNLIASSVTKLTPENVKIMDQKGIPLDDEGAFESDLIAAQIKYKRDQEYELEQKIVASIAPFAGGYDRVVAKVSIDYDFSKEESQSEVYDPNTVVRSEQTLEEHKEGYKDKEIQGVPGAVSNIGPVEGLDDKGAREVYTKNQTTTNNEISKKITNTTKQFATVKRISAAVVVDGKYKVITDDQGNITNEYVPLNDREIKAIENLTKGAIGFNLARGDAVEVNNLEFHRTAKVENKVQTFYSRFVEPFIPPVKYVFAAILLFIFYKKVIVPFSQKMLADIKLEEEMEGKDGQVIDDAEDAIEKFNAARKKVEEQLGFGDSFDEDALQYDVLLEKLRAVANEKGEEVALLLQKLVENEAEFGEKDI; encoded by the coding sequence ATGGATTATAAAACTATACTGCACCAAGTAGGTCAACTTTATCAAAATTTAAGCTTAAGACAGCGTATTATCATTGCTGCTTCTATTGTTGTTGTAGTTGGATTTTTAGTATTTTTAACCCTTTTTAGAAGCGGTTCTACAGTAGCTAGTGAGGCTGGGTATTCAGTATTATTTGAAAATGCTAATACTAGTGATTCAGCGATGATAGTAACTCAACTTGAAAAAAGTGGAGTTCCTTATATTTTACGTAATGAAGGGACAATTTTAGTCCCTAATGAACAGGTGTATAAGCAACGTTTAGCAATTGCTTCTGCAGGATTGTTGCCAAAAGATAACAAAGTAGGTTTTGAGCTTTTTGATAAACAAGAATTTGGAGCCACAGAAGCTGAACAAAAGGTAAAATATCAAAGAGCATTAGAAGGTGAGCTTGCTAGAACGATTGAAAGTTTAGAGCCTATCCATAGTGCTACAGTGCATATTGCTTTTGCTAAAGATACGCTTTTTACGCAGCAACAAGTCCCACCAACTGCTTCAGTAGCTCTGACGATAAAAGAAGGTTTAAAGCTTAATAAAAAGCAAATTATGGGGATTAAAAATCTCATTGCCTCATCAGTGACAAAACTTACCCCTGAAAATGTAAAAATCATGGATCAAAAAGGTATTCCTTTAGATGATGAGGGTGCTTTTGAGAGTGATTTGATCGCTGCTCAAATTAAATACAAAAGAGATCAAGAATACGAATTAGAGCAAAAAATTGTTGCCTCTATTGCTCCATTTGCAGGCGGTTATGATAGAGTAGTAGCAAAGGTTAGTATTGATTATGATTTTTCTAAAGAAGAATCACAAAGTGAAGTATATGACCCAAACACAGTTGTACGTAGTGAGCAAACTTTAGAAGAACATAAGGAAGGCTATAAGGACAAAGAAATCCAAGGTGTACCAGGTGCTGTTTCAAATATAGGGCCTGTAGAAGGTTTGGACGATAAAGGTGCGCGTGAGGTTTATACTAAAAATCAAACTACAACTAATAATGAAATTTCTAAAAAAATTACTAATACTACTAAGCAATTTGCAACTGTTAAAAGAATTTCTGCAGCAGTTGTAGTAGATGGAAAATATAAAGTTATCACGGATGATCAAGGAAATATTACCAATGAATATGTTCCTTTGAATGATAGAGAAATTAAAGCTATTGAAAATCTTACTAAAGGTGCTATAGGGTTTAATCTTGCTAGAGGTGATGCGGTTGAAGTAAATAATTTAGAATTTCATAGAACAGCTAAAGTTGAAAATAAAGTACAAACTTTTTATTCAAGATTTGTTGAGCCATTTATTCCACCTGTTAAATATGTATTTGCAGCAATTTTACTTTTTATATTTTATAAAAAAGTTATTGTTCCATTTTCGCAAAAAATGCTTGCAGATATCAAGCTTGAAGAAGAAATGGAGGGTAAAGATGGACAAGTTATTGATGATGCTGAAGATGCTATTGAAAAATTCAATGCTGCACGTAAGAAAGTTGAAGAGCAACTTGGATTTGGGGATAGTTTTGATGAAGATGCATTGCAATACGATGTTTTACTTGAAAAATTAAGAGCGGTGGCTAATGAAAAAGGTGAAGAAGTAGCATTGTTATTGCAAAAACTTGTTGAAAATGAAGCCGAATTTGGTGAGAAGGATATCTAA
- a CDS encoding helix-turn-helix domain-containing protein → MKQDISDKHREIGKRVAKIRKEKGISQLELSLLLGHKSVSIVASAERHYRGAHFNLNHLFQMAEIFEIDICDFFK, encoded by the coding sequence ATGAAGCAAGATATATCTGATAAACATAGAGAAATAGGCAAAAGAGTTGCAAAAATAAGAAAAGAAAAAGGAATTTCTCAATTGGAATTATCATTGTTATTAGGACATAAAAGTGTTTCTATAGTTGCAAGTGCAGAAAGGCATTATAGAGGTGCTCACTTTAATTTAAATCATTTATTTCAAATGGCTGAGATTTTTGAAATAGATATCTGTGATTTTTTTAAATGA
- the hisC gene encoding histidinol-phosphate transaminase, with product MKFNPFLEAIKTYESGKDIELIAKEYGLKEVIKLASNENPYGTSKKAKEAIINNAHLAHLYPDDTMSELKQALAQKYDILKENLIIGSGSDQIIEYVVHAKLDHSKAYLQCGVSFAMYEIYAKQLGVKVYKTPSLTHDLNELYELYQKHKNEIKVIFLCLPNNPLGECLDASAVFEFLEKIDKDCLVAIDGAYNEFASFKDNKKHINPKELIYKFQNAVYLGTFSKLYGLGGMRVGYGIACKEIINAFYKLRAPFNVTNLSLKAAVAALDDDEFVQKTLENNFSQMKLYEDFAKNYKIRYIPSYTNFITYFFDEKNSTDLSEKLLKNGIIIRNLQSYGLNAVRISIGTEYENSRFFEEFSKNF from the coding sequence ATGAAATTTAATCCTTTTTTAGAAGCTATTAAAACTTATGAAAGTGGCAAGGATATAGAATTAATCGCTAAAGAATATGGCTTAAAAGAAGTTATTAAACTAGCAAGTAATGAAAATCCTTATGGAACAAGCAAAAAGGCTAAAGAAGCTATTATAAATAATGCACATTTAGCTCATTTATATCCTGATGATACTATGAGTGAGTTAAAACAAGCTCTGGCACAAAAATATGATATTTTAAAAGAAAATCTCATCATAGGTAGTGGAAGTGATCAAATCATAGAATATGTAGTACATGCAAAACTTGATCATTCTAAAGCTTATTTGCAATGTGGAGTTAGTTTTGCTATGTATGAAATTTATGCAAAACAACTAGGAGTTAAGGTTTATAAAACCCCAAGTCTAACACATGATTTAAATGAGTTATATGAATTATATCAAAAGCATAAAAATGAAATAAAAGTAATCTTTTTATGTTTACCAAATAATCCTTTAGGTGAGTGCTTAGATGCAAGTGCAGTTTTTGAGTTTTTAGAGAAAATTGATAAAGATTGTTTGGTAGCTATTGATGGAGCTTATAATGAATTTGCTTCGTTTAAAGATAACAAAAAACATATCAATCCTAAAGAATTAATCTATAAATTTCAAAATGCAGTATATCTAGGAACCTTTTCTAAGCTTTATGGTTTGGGCGGTATGAGAGTGGGTTATGGTATAGCTTGCAAGGAAATTATTAATGCATTTTATAAATTACGAGCACCTTTTAATGTGACTAATTTGAGTTTAAAAGCTGCTGTTGCTGCACTAGATGATGATGAGTTTGTACAAAAAACCTTGGAAAATAATTTTTCACAAATGAAGCTTTATGAAGATTTTGCCAAAAACTATAAAATTCGATACATTCCAAGCTATACAAATTTTATTACCTATTTTTTCGATGAAAAAAATAGCACAGATTTATCTGAAAAACTGCTTAAAAACGGTATAATAATAAGAAATTTACAAAGTTATGGTTTAAATGCTGTGCGTATAAGTATAGGTACAGAGTATGAAAATTCAAGGTTTTTTGAAGAGTTTTCTAAAAATTTTTAG
- a CDS encoding LptF/LptG family permease: MSIFFRYISSLYLKSFFILFFSLTFFFVAIDFLLNFNRLPKSANLELLYVFFLTCSAASYILPLAIVLALVLCVFNMIRSNEFVSLYALGLSKNQVIFYPFLWAMFFCCVYVGLNFSAFAYADEYKSNILKRGVVDREGGEILIKYNDKFIYIQKTSSQTLYNVKIFDVKNLDIQSVIHAKTAKFDGESWNLNDTKITNIPQNLIVSKEGLNIEEFQNIKGLEDFSPKILERISLIESNPSYSILDALESMAIFAKQNVSTNTLRTSLYSLVFTPFFAPFLMLIVYYYFPLTARFFNLALLAFVFFVCILLVWGLLFLLTRLSENAILLPELGIMLPVFILMSIGSFYYFKHK; the protein is encoded by the coding sequence ATGAGTATATTTTTTCGTTATATTTCATCTTTATATTTGAAATCTTTTTTTATTTTATTTTTTTCTTTAACTTTTTTCTTTGTGGCCATTGATTTTTTACTTAATTTTAATAGACTTCCAAAAAGTGCTAATTTGGAACTTTTGTATGTATTCTTCTTAACATGCTCAGCAGCTTCTTATATTCTACCTTTAGCTATAGTTCTTGCTTTGGTGTTATGTGTTTTTAATATGATAAGATCTAACGAATTTGTAAGTTTGTATGCTTTGGGTTTAAGTAAAAATCAAGTAATTTTTTATCCCTTTTTATGGGCTATGTTTTTTTGCTGTGTTTATGTAGGGCTAAATTTTAGCGCTTTTGCTTATGCAGATGAATATAAAAGTAATATTCTTAAGCGTGGTGTTGTAGATAGAGAAGGCGGAGAAATTTTGATTAAATATAATGATAAATTTATTTATATACAAAAAACAAGTTCTCAAACTTTATATAATGTAAAAATTTTTGATGTAAAAAATTTAGATATCCAAAGTGTAATTCATGCAAAAACTGCTAAATTTGATGGAGAATCTTGGAATTTAAATGATACTAAGATTACTAATATACCACAAAATTTAATAGTTTCTAAAGAGGGTTTAAATATAGAAGAATTTCAAAATATCAAAGGTTTGGAAGATTTTTCTCCAAAAATTTTAGAAAGAATTTCTTTAATAGAGAGTAATCCTTCTTATTCTATTTTAGATGCATTAGAAAGTATGGCAATTTTTGCAAAACAAAATGTTTCTACTAATACACTTAGAACAAGTTTGTATTCTTTAGTATTTACTCCTTTTTTTGCGCCTTTTTTAATGCTTATTGTATATTATTATTTTCCTTTAACAGCAAGATTTTTTAATCTTGCACTTTTAGCTTTTGTATTTTTCGTATGTATACTTTTGGTTTGGGGTTTATTGTTTTTGCTAACAAGATTAAGCGAAAATGCAATTTTACTACCAGAGCTTGGTATAATGCTACCAGTGTTTATATTAATGAGTATAGGAAGTTTTTATTATTTTAAACACAAATAA
- a CDS encoding glycine-rich domain-containing protein, protein MSTILLKELDLEPIIVKIIDKNEGLGWSLEYAKFIEIEYRKFLLLCQENKDASIVPPADVDKFWHYHILDTLKYAQDCENIFGYFLHHFPYFGMRGEEDFKNLNKSWEETCILYEKRFGKPSEYIKENLWKTIARCPNCGRRSPSNVFSLKRPTLASISA, encoded by the coding sequence ATGTCTACAATACTATTAAAAGAATTGGATTTAGAACCAATCATAGTAAAAATAATTGACAAAAACGAAGGATTAGGGTGGAGTTTAGAATATGCTAAATTTATTGAAATTGAATATAGAAAATTTCTTCTTTTATGTCAAGAAAATAAAGATGCCTCAATAGTACCACCAGCTGATGTTGATAAATTTTGGCATTATCATATTTTAGATACATTAAAATATGCTCAAGATTGCGAAAATATTTTTGGTTATTTCTTGCACCACTTTCCTTATTTTGGAATGAGAGGTGAGGAAGATTTCAAAAATCTTAATAAATCTTGGGAGGAAACATGCATTTTATATGAAAAAAGATTTGGAAAACCTTCAGAATATATAAAAGAAAATTTATGGAAAACAATAGCTAGATGTCCAAATTGCGGTAGAAGATCTCCATCTAATGTTTTTTCACTAAAAAGACCAACTTTAGCAAGTATTAGCGCTTAA
- the lysA gene encoding diaminopimelate decarboxylase codes for MDYLKLAKEYNTPFYIYDFDKIKERFTMLKDAFKARKSQIFYAVKANSNLSILKFLASLDSGFDCVSAGEIYRALKAGAKNYKIIFSGVGKSADELKYALEQNILYINLESQEEMLLLEQIAKENQKVARISIRVNPNVDAKTHPYISTGLHENKFGVDIESAKKMYLYAKNSQFLEPVGVHFHIGSQILDISSIHEASVIVAKLVKELLALKININFFDIGGGLGVCYKDEQEPNLYDYAQGILASLQGLDVCIGMEPGRFLVANAGEFVTKVLYEKFNDKKRFVIVDGAMNDLLRPSLYNAYHEIKLLNKNSEESLCDIVGGICESGDFLAKDRKLAKTKAGDLVVVKSAGAYGFSMSSNYNSRNKVCELACENGKVRMIRKREDYEDQIALELEYLKD; via the coding sequence ATGGATTATTTAAAATTAGCAAAAGAATACAATACACCTTTTTATATTTATGATTTTGATAAAATCAAAGAGCGTTTTACAATGTTAAAAGATGCTTTTAAAGCAAGAAAATCACAAATTTTTTATGCAGTTAAAGCAAATTCTAATTTAAGTATCTTAAAGTTTTTAGCTTCTTTGGATAGTGGATTTGATTGCGTTAGTGCAGGTGAGATTTATAGAGCTTTAAAAGCAGGTGCTAAAAATTATAAAATTATTTTTAGTGGAGTAGGTAAGAGTGCTGATGAGTTAAAATATGCTTTAGAACAAAATATACTTTATATTAATTTAGAAAGTCAAGAAGAAATGCTTCTTTTGGAGCAAATTGCTAAAGAAAATCAAAAAGTTGCTCGTATAAGTATAAGAGTAAATCCAAATGTTGATGCTAAAACACATCCTTATATTTCTACAGGTTTGCATGAAAATAAATTTGGTGTAGATATAGAAAGTGCTAAAAAAATGTATCTTTATGCTAAAAATTCACAATTTTTAGAACCAGTTGGTGTGCATTTTCATATAGGTTCGCAAATTCTTGATATAAGTAGTATTCATGAAGCTTCAGTAATTGTCGCAAAATTAGTAAAAGAGCTTTTGGCTTTAAAAATTAATATTAATTTTTTTGACATAGGCGGGGGTTTAGGAGTTTGTTACAAAGATGAACAAGAACCAAATTTATATGATTATGCTCAAGGAATTTTAGCAAGTTTGCAGGGCCTTGATGTGTGTATAGGTATGGAGCCTGGTAGATTTCTAGTAGCAAATGCGGGTGAGTTTGTTACTAAAGTTTTATATGAAAAATTTAATGATAAAAAGCGTTTTGTGATTGTTGATGGAGCGATGAATGATTTATTGCGTCCAAGTTTGTATAATGCATATCATGAAATTAAACTTTTAAATAAAAATAGTGAAGAGAGTCTTTGTGACATTGTAGGGGGAATATGTGAGAGTGGAGATTTTTTAGCCAAAGATAGAAAGTTAGCTAAAACCAAAGCGGGAGATTTGGTTGTAGTTAAAAGTGCTGGAGCATATGGTTTTAGCATGAGTAGTAACTATAACTCACGCAATAAAGTTTGTGAGTTAGCTTGTGAAAATGGCAAGGTAAGAATGATTAGAAAAAGAGAAGATTATGAGGATCAAATCGCTTTAGAACTTGAATATTTAAAGGATTAA